The segment GGGGGCCACGTTGGGAATCTTTGTTTCTGTTTTGGGAACGTTTGGAAATTTCATGACCATTTTGGCCTTTCTTTCTGAACCGCGTCTCCGTTCTCGTTTCAACTACTTGGTGGTCAACCTGGCCGTGTCTGACCTCCTCTACTGTGGTGGGCTCCAGCCAGTGACCGTGGCAACCTTCCTGCGCTTCTCCTGGCCGCTAGGCCGAACGTCCTGCCAAGTCATCGGCCTACTAATCTTTGTGGCAAATGGGGCCTCCATTTTGAACCTGGTCATCCTTGCAGCGAGCCGCTACCTCATAATCTCACGGCCCAGACTTTTCCAACGTCTCTCCTCGCGTAGAGGCCTCCCTTGGCTCCTGGCCTTGCCCTGGATTGGAGGCCTGGCCCTCTTTGGCCCTCTGTGGAACTATTTTGTGTTTGTACCGCCCGTGTGTACGTGTAGCCTGGATAGAAGACGAGGTCGACGTCTAACGTCGGGTgtaacttccactctcttcgtgGTAGGCCTTGGATCCATCGGCCTGTTCTACTACCTCATCCACCGGCGGCTCCAGGCCGTATCTAAGGCCTTGCAGGCCCACCGAGGTCCCGTGGGAGCGGGGAAGGTGCACCGTGCGCGTTTCCTCCACGCTCCGGCCTCTGACAGCGGCTTAGCCTCCTCTCAGGCCACCGAGGAGGTGAGTCTGGGCCCAGCGGAAGGCCAGGCTTTGGGGCTGAGCGAGGAGCAGGTCACGGcaaggcagaaacaggccccggtCCGCTGGCAGAAGGCCCAGACCCGAAGGGGGGAGGATACAGGCCCAGCGCAGCGGGTTCGAGGGGAAACAGAGGCAGCCCAGGCTCACATCCAGTGGGAAGAGGCTTCGAATGGTGCACAAGGAGAACAGGCCCAACCAGACCAGAAACAGGGCCCAACGGAGCGAATCCAGGCCCAGAACCAACGGGAAAAGGCCTTGGGCCTGTCCGAAGAGGCTTCAAATGGCAGAGACAAGAAAATTGCAGAAAAGGTACATAATTACCTCAAAATGGCGTCgtgggtagacagggagtgttgtagagcagagggatctaggagcacaggtacacagttccctgaaagtggcgttacaggtagacagggagtgttgtagagcagagggatctaggagcgcaggtacacagttccctgaaagtggcgtcacaggtagacagggtggtcaagaaggcttttggcacattggccttcatcagtgagagtgtagaagttgggaggtcaccttACAGCTGAACAggttgttggtgaggccacacttggagtattgtgttcagttttggtcgccctgctgtcggaaggatgtcgttaagcaggaaagggtgcagagaagacctacgagaatgttgccaggactcgaggggcctgagctacagggagaggttgggacaggctgggactcgaggggcctgagctacagggagaggttgggacaggctgggactcgaggggcctgagctacagggagaggttgggacaggccaggactcgaggggcctgagctacagggagaggttgggacaggctgggactcgaggggcctgagctacagggagaggttgggacaggctgggactcgaggggcctgagctacagggagaggttgggacaggccaggactcgaggggcctgagctacagggagaggttgggacaggccaggactcgaggggcctgagctacagggagaggttgggacaggctgggactcgaggggcctgagctacagggagaggttgggacaggctgggactttattccttggagaacaggaggatgaggagtgatctaatggaggtgtacaaaatcacgagaggaatagaacgggtagtCGCACATCACTgactatgtctctctctctccctccttctctccccctttctgTCCACCTctatctctcaccccctctctcaccccctctctctctccccttccccctctctcttaccTCCTCATTCTaccactcccttcctccctctttctgtcttccctctctttctctcccctccctctctctccctccctctctctccccctcattcactctcctctcccccttccctttccctccctcactccctctttctgtcctccctctcccccctccccttctctcccctttctctcccacttgctctctcctccctttctctctctttcttcccacctctctccctttactctctccctccatccctctctcccctcttccctccttatTTTCCCtcaaccctcttctcccctctctttctatttcctttctctccctctctcctccccaccatttctttcccctccctcttccccgccCATTCACTAACCCTTTCTGTCTTTCCatttctgccctctctctcaccctctctctcaccctctctctctccccctcgctcctccttacccttcccccactcacacctattttcttctcttcccctctctctcattcCCCTACATTTCTATTCTTCTCTTTGTCGCCTCCATTTTTTTGccactttctctctcccatctctttctcccctctctttcccccctatttcctcctctctctccctccctccctttctctccccctttatttctctctcccctccctctcccctactctctcccctccctccctctctcccctccctctcccctactctctcccctccctccctctctcccctccctctttctatctctttctctctctcccttacctccctctcccccccccaccacgttCCAGTCCGTGGTAGTAGAGGCTTCCGCCTCCCCGCAGGCCCGGCGTGTTGCCGCGGGTGACGGGGGGTGTTCTGGAGGTGACGGGGAGTTCCGGCGTGTTACATGGATGTGTTTCTCCATGTTCCTGGTCTACGTCTCGTGCTACCTCCCCTTCTGCCTCCTCCATTTGGCCGACAAGAAGAAACAGGCTCCGGCCTTGCTGCACATGGTGGTCGGGAACCTGACCTGGTTCAATAGTTGCCTCAACCCCGTCCTCTATGTCTCTCTGCACCGACAGTTCAGGGCCACCTTCCTCCGCCTCCTCAGctccgccctctccccccctcctccctacacGCAAGGCCTGAAGCCTGAGGACTagtcgtccctctcctccccacacgCAATGCTTGAAGCCTGGGGCCtagccacccctctctcccccccccccaaggcctGAAGCCTAGGGCCTAGTGgcccatcctccctccacacaaGGCCTGAAGCCTGGGGCCTGgttgcccctctcctccccacacgCAGAGCCTAAAGCCTGGGGCCTATTTGCCCCGCTCCTCCCCACtcgcccctctcctccctcatcgcccctctcctccccacaagCAAGGCCTGAGGCCTGGGGCTAgttgcccctctcctccccacatgCAAGGCCTgaagccttcagtctgaagaagggtctcgacccgaaacatcacccattccttctctcccgagatgctgcccgacctgctgagttactccagcattttgtgaataaataccttcgatttgtaccagcatctgcagttattttcttatactacctgaagCCTGGAGCCTAGTCACTCCTCTCTACCCACATGTAGGGCCTGAAGCCTGcaaaatgcatgattccacaccttgctacactatattccatctgccacttctctgccccttctcccaacccgtccaagtccttctgcaaagtccctgcaAAGTCTACATTACCTGCCATTCCACCTATTTCCgtaacatagtcatagagtcatagtgatacagtgtgcaaacaggcccttccgcccaacttgtccacacaggCCAACGTCCCAGATATGCTAGTCCCACATGCAGGGccttcttaacgcatgggcctgatgggcacttgcccggggccccacgagcataggggccccatgctgatctgtgtatgttaagtgacttgcaataaataaatactactttaaaaatgtaggttcaataagtgctttttttgcaacattttcggtccctaagtgcttctcacagcgatctgtaagtgcttttcgccggcatgacaggggggggggggggggctggtagggaaaggggggtgggggagagtaacggtaggggccccagtacactgctttgcccggggggccataatgctgtaaaaacggctctGCCCACATGCTTGCCAACTCGTCTGCCACTTCCTTGTTCtcaataataaattcacctgcttctgtcttcaagggttcCACATTTGTCTTagcaatttttttcctcttcacttacctaaagaagcttttactatcctttatattcttggctagcttacctacgtacctcatcttttctccccatattgcctttttagttatcttctattACTCTTTAAAATGTCTTCCAATGTTCTAGTTCCCCGCTCATCTTAACTAGGTTATACTTCTCttatatttttatactgtccttgacttccctggtcagccacggtcgcctcttactccccttagaatctttcttcctctttggaatgaactgatcctgcaccttctgtattattcccagaaatacctgccattgttgttccactgtcttccctgctgggattcatttccagtcaactctggccagcacctctctcatgcctccatagtcccatctgctcaactgtaataatgacacttccgatttttccttctccctctcaaatagattaaaacttatcatattatggtgacTACCTGcgaatggctcctttaccttgagttcccttatcaaatctggtttattagacaacactaaatccagaattgccttctcgctGGTAGgccccagtacaagctgctctaagaatccatctcagaggcaccccACAAACTCCCTTACTTGGGGTccataccaagctgattttcccagtctacctgcatgttgaaatctcccacaaccactgtagcattacctttgcgacatgccaattttaactcttgattcaacttgcaccctatctccagtctactgtttgggggctatgcagataactcccatttgGGTCTTttcacccttacaattcctcagttctaccaTACTGACACTACATCTTCTGATTTATGTCAccccgcaagggactgaatttcattccttatcaACAGAGCGATCCCACCCCCTCagtctgtctttttgataggatgtatacccctgaatattcagttcccagccctggtcctcttgcagccatgtctctgtaattcccacaacatcatacttgccaatctctaactgagcctcaagctcatccactgtaTTTCTTATActccgcgcattcatatacaacactttaactttggtattcacctcccctcccataCCAGTCACTAttgcccctgaccttactctcattccttctcgaactttccttcccattaattcaggaGTCTCTTGTAGcttttcctgtactcacttcccctttaactccatcgttTTCCTCCCAATTTGTATTCTGATACAgtggagagcagagagagagagagaggtaggagagagagagtggggagagagaggagggagaaagaTGGGGGAAGTAGAAGCGGTGGTATCAatgattagttttgtttaatttattattgtaaatgtattcttagacagtggagggggagaataaggggagagagcgagagggaggagagagagagggcagagagtgagggggggggaaggaatgggaagtgagagtgaggggtaacaaatattagtttattatcaattgaaggggggagagagggtgtcaaatattagtttagtttatcactgTAAATGTATTACAAATAAagtggagaggagggaatgagagaggagaaagaaagggggagagagagagagagaagaactgAGTTTAATttgtttagtcaaaagagaggagagaggtggggtgatggggaagagaggggaggagagagtgtata is part of the Rhinoraja longicauda isolate Sanriku21f chromosome 6, sRhiLon1.1, whole genome shotgun sequence genome and harbors:
- the LOC144594883 gene encoding G-protein coupled receptor 84-like encodes the protein MEVNFTQSNTSCDPAVRGYRFVGATLGIFVSVLGTFGNFMTILAFLSEPRLRSRFNYLVVNLAVSDLLYCGGLQPVTVATFLRFSWPLGRTSCQVIGLLIFVANGASILNLVILAASRYLIISRPRLFQRLSSRRGLPWLLALPWIGGLALFGPLWNYFVFVPPVCTCSLDRRRGRRLTSGVTSTLFVVGLGSIGLFYYLIHRRLQAVSKALQAHRGPVGAGKVHRARFLHAPASDSGLASSQATEEVSLGPAEGQALGLSEEQVTARQKQAPVRWQKAQTRRGEDTGPAQRVRGETEAAQAHIQWEEASNGAQGEQAQPDQKQGPTERIQAQNQREKALGLSEEASNGRDKKIAEKSVVVEASASPQARRVAAGDGGCSGGDGEFRRVTWMCFSMFLVYVSCYLPFCLLHLADKKKQAPALLHMVVGNLTWFNSCLNPVLYVSLHRQFRATFLRLLSSALSPPPPYTQGLKPED